DNA sequence from the Epinephelus moara isolate mb chromosome 3, YSFRI_EMoa_1.0, whole genome shotgun sequence genome:
CTTCCTCCTTTGGAGGTGCCAGCTTCAGAAGGCCACTCGTCGACGCCCCGCCTACACCCAAAACCGCTACTTGGCCAACAACCGCAACACCCGCAGTCTGCCACGAATTCTGGTTCACCGGGAAGCACATAGTGAAAGCTCACACCAGGAGTCCAGTTCACGTCCCACTGTGGTGGTGAGCGGTGCTGAGAGAGGAGCAGGTTCCCAGTCGGACTCTCGTGGCCTCCACCAGCAGAACACTTGTGCCCTTTATGTCCAGGACTCCTCTATGTCAGTGGCCTCACGGCTGTCCGGCGCAACACCACCTCCATCTTATGAAGAGGTGACAGGACACCTGGAAAGCAGTGGTGACGAGACCTCAGCACCTTCATACAGCGACCCTCCACCCAAATATGAGGAGATTATAAAGGAGAAATGAAACCAAGGCAACAATAATGCTGCCATGGCTGTTGCTCCCCCGCTGTGTCTGAAGGCGGTCAGCGCTGCCAGAAGAGCAGCTTCTGCCTCAGTTGGTGCTGCTGGCTGTGGGTTGCTGTAACCCATGTTGTAATTCCCACTTTTCTGCACCATACCTT
Encoded proteins:
- the LOC126388076 gene encoding transmembrane gamma-carboxyglutamic acid protein 3 encodes the protein MAAAFLDGKDAHSILKRFPRANGFLEELRQGNIERECGEESCSFEEANEVFENKERTMEFWKTRSVYTVSSNSEGRSERADTVYMVVPLLGVALLIIIGLFLLWRCQLQKATRRRPAYTQNRYLANNRNTRSLPRILVHREAHSESSHQESSSRPTVVVSGAERGAGSQSDSRGLHQQNTCALYVQDSSMSVASRLSGATPPPSYEEVTGHLESSGDETSAPSYSDPPPKYEEIIKEK